A genomic window from Micromonospora sp. WMMA1947 includes:
- a CDS encoding VOC family protein: MATRFVQINMKAHDEVTLGGFWAKALGWGISSEAPGVTNLEPEGFTYPDPRFLYVDLVVSAEPKTAKNRVHVDLATTSAEHHAELVARLRALGATPADVGQGDVPWTVLADPEGNEFCVREPNPRHADTGPIAEVVVDCADPRAMADFWSRATDWTVHEATDEQAVLRSAQGVGPYLRFARSADAKTGWNRVHLDIRPYPGDELDAEEARLLALGATAAGVGGAHIHWRVLVDPEGNEFCLLTPG; the protein is encoded by the coding sequence ATGGCAACGCGGTTCGTGCAGATCAACATGAAGGCCCACGACGAGGTGACGCTCGGCGGTTTCTGGGCGAAGGCGCTCGGCTGGGGGATCTCCAGCGAGGCTCCCGGAGTGACGAACCTCGAACCCGAGGGCTTCACCTACCCGGACCCCCGCTTCCTCTACGTCGATCTCGTCGTCTCCGCCGAGCCGAAGACGGCGAAGAACCGCGTCCACGTCGACCTCGCGACCACCTCGGCCGAGCACCACGCGGAGCTGGTCGCGCGCCTGAGGGCTCTCGGCGCCACCCCCGCCGACGTGGGCCAGGGCGACGTGCCGTGGACGGTCCTGGCCGACCCGGAGGGCAACGAGTTCTGCGTACGGGAGCCGAACCCGCGGCACGCGGACACCGGGCCGATCGCCGAGGTGGTGGTCGACTGCGCCGACCCGCGCGCCATGGCCGACTTCTGGAGCCGGGCCACCGACTGGACCGTGCACGAGGCGACCGACGAGCAGGCCGTGCTGCGCTCCGCCCAGGGCGTCGGGCCGTACCTGCGGTTCGCTCGCTCGGCCGACGCGAAGACCGGCTGGAACCGCGTCCACCTCGACATCCGCCCCTACCCGGGCGACGAACTGGACGCCGAGGAGGCCCGGCTGCTGGCGCTCGGCGCCACCGCCGCCGGCGTCGGTGGGGCCCACATCCACTGGCGGGTGCTCGTCGACCCGGAGGGCAACGAGTTCTGCCTGCTCACCCCGGGCTGA
- a CDS encoding 5'/3'-nucleotidase SurE, with translation MTADRPPRVLVTNDDGVHAPGIRALARAAYERGLDVVVAAPEAEASGMSAALSAVTEDGRLVFRETELDGLPDVPAYAVAASPAYIAVLAGLGVFGPVPDLLLSGINRGANAGHAVLHSGTVGAALTAGNNGIRALAVSLDVLTPAAASAGSGGAAIAVLDSVDDESRHWSSAAELAATLLPWLAEADPGTVLNLNVPDLPADQVAGLRRATLAPFGQVQVSIAERGEGFVRTAVEENAVRAVPGTDIAWLADGYAAVTAIRALGHLPDVELPVDG, from the coding sequence ATGACGGCTGACCGGCCGCCCCGGGTGCTGGTGACGAACGACGACGGCGTGCACGCCCCCGGCATCCGCGCGCTGGCCCGGGCCGCGTACGAGCGCGGGCTGGACGTGGTGGTCGCGGCGCCGGAGGCCGAGGCGAGCGGGATGAGCGCGGCGCTGTCCGCGGTGACCGAGGACGGGCGTCTGGTGTTCCGCGAGACCGAGCTGGACGGCCTGCCCGACGTGCCGGCGTACGCGGTGGCCGCCTCCCCGGCCTACATCGCGGTGCTGGCCGGGCTCGGGGTGTTCGGGCCGGTCCCGGATCTGCTGCTGTCCGGCATCAACCGGGGCGCGAACGCGGGCCACGCGGTCCTGCACTCCGGCACCGTCGGCGCGGCGCTGACCGCCGGGAACAACGGCATCCGCGCGCTCGCCGTGTCGCTCGACGTGCTCACCCCGGCGGCGGCGAGCGCCGGCAGTGGCGGCGCGGCGATCGCGGTGCTGGACAGCGTGGACGACGAGTCCCGCCACTGGTCGAGCGCCGCCGAGCTGGCCGCGACGCTGCTGCCGTGGCTGGCCGAGGCGGACCCGGGCACCGTGCTCAACCTCAACGTGCCCGACCTGCCGGCCGACCAGGTGGCCGGGCTGCGCCGGGCGACCCTGGCGCCGTTCGGCCAGGTGCAGGTTTCGATCGCCGAGCGGGGCGAGGGCTTCGTGCGGACGGCGGTCGAGGAGAACGCGGTCCGCGCGGTCCCCGGCACCGACATCGCCTGGCTGGCCGACGGGTACGCCGCCGTGACCGCGATCCGGGCGCTGGGCCACCTGCCCGACGTGGAGCTGCCGGTCGACGGCTGA
- a CDS encoding SUKH-4 family immunity protein: MTVTREQLTALWGERGVIYFPDQRFDAILGPLGPEVFPPDGALPVEVPILFTVDVSVPDVELFSTLSIELGDQGPRPYVVLGASPEDPALLFCLDAGTGAVILLDLETPNLETVNSTFAAFVEFLYRLGQLIATDPGGRERAARAAAIRDDLRPVDPAAFAEPESWWNMAFDELESTA; this comes from the coding sequence GTGACCGTCACCCGGGAGCAGCTCACCGCGCTGTGGGGTGAGCGGGGTGTCATCTACTTCCCCGACCAGCGCTTCGACGCGATCCTCGGGCCGCTCGGACCGGAGGTGTTCCCGCCCGACGGCGCGCTGCCGGTCGAGGTGCCCATCTTGTTCACAGTGGACGTCTCGGTGCCCGACGTCGAGCTGTTCTCCACGCTGTCGATCGAGCTGGGCGACCAGGGCCCCCGCCCGTACGTCGTGCTCGGCGCCTCGCCGGAGGACCCGGCACTGCTGTTCTGCCTGGACGCGGGCACCGGCGCGGTGATCCTGCTCGACCTGGAGACACCGAACCTGGAGACGGTGAACAGCACGTTCGCCGCGTTCGTGGAGTTCCTCTACCGGCTCGGGCAGCTCATCGCCACCGATCCGGGCGGGCGGGAGCGGGCCGCACGGGCGGCGGCCATTCGCGACGACCTGCGCCCGGTCGACCCGGCCGCGTTCGCGGAGCCGGAGTCGTGGTGGAACATGGCCTTCGACGAGCTGGAGTCGACCGCCTGA
- a CDS encoding alpha/beta fold hydrolase has translation MTTAQRDETHAPGRYADVNGVHLYYETHGAGRPMILLHGGLTSGEMFAPILPTLAAKHQVVVVDLQGHGRTADVDRPLDMALMADDVAALIDHLGLDRPDVVGFSLGGGVALHTGFRHPEKVGRLVAASAHIRRDAVYPELLAQQGQVNAAAAEYMKDTPMYELYQRVAPRPEDFPRLLDKIGEAMRKDFDFTEQVRALRVPTLVVAADADMAPPSHFVEVFGLLDGGLRDGGWTGEGRPAGGHALAILPGLTHYDIDQSPLFAAVTLDFLDRDR, from the coding sequence ATGACCACAGCGCAGCGCGACGAGACCCACGCCCCGGGGCGGTACGCCGACGTCAACGGCGTCCACCTGTACTACGAGACGCACGGTGCCGGGCGGCCGATGATCCTGCTGCACGGCGGCCTTACCTCGGGTGAGATGTTCGCGCCGATCCTGCCCACGCTGGCCGCGAAGCACCAGGTCGTCGTGGTGGACCTCCAGGGCCACGGCCGCACCGCCGACGTGGACCGGCCGCTCGACATGGCGCTGATGGCCGACGACGTCGCCGCGCTCATCGACCACCTCGGGCTGGACCGCCCGGACGTGGTCGGCTTCTCCCTCGGCGGCGGCGTCGCCCTGCACACCGGTTTCCGGCACCCGGAGAAGGTGGGCCGGCTGGTCGCCGCGTCCGCGCACATCCGCCGTGACGCCGTGTACCCGGAACTGCTGGCGCAGCAGGGGCAGGTGAACGCCGCGGCGGCCGAGTACATGAAGGACACGCCGATGTACGAGCTGTACCAGCGGGTCGCGCCGCGTCCGGAGGACTTCCCCCGGCTGCTCGACAAGATCGGCGAGGCGATGCGGAAGGACTTCGACTTCACCGAGCAGGTACGCGCCCTGCGGGTGCCGACACTCGTGGTCGCCGCCGACGCCGACATGGCCCCGCCGAGCCACTTCGTCGAGGTGTTCGGGCTGCTCGACGGCGGCCTCCGCGACGGCGGCTGGACGGGCGAGGGCCGCCCGGCGGGCGGGCACGCGCTGGCGATCCTGCCCGGCCTGACCCACTACGACATCGACCAGTCGCCGCTGTTCGCCGCGGTCACCCTGGACTTCCTCGACCGGGACCGCTGA
- a CDS encoding ADP-ribosylation/crystallin J1: MTETTTLWRPTGPRELDLVRASGWRAWPPRLPDQPIFYPVLNEQYAVMIARDWNVPASGAGYVTRFHVERAFAARYPVRQVGGREILELWVPAEELDEFNRHIVGPIEVVHEFRVPERAG; encoded by the coding sequence ATGACGGAGACGACGACACTGTGGCGCCCGACCGGTCCACGAGAGCTCGACCTCGTCCGCGCCTCCGGCTGGCGGGCCTGGCCGCCGCGGCTGCCGGACCAGCCAATCTTCTACCCGGTGCTCAACGAGCAGTACGCCGTCATGATCGCCCGGGACTGGAACGTGCCGGCGTCCGGTGCCGGCTACGTGACGCGCTTCCACGTCGAGCGCGCGTTCGCCGCCCGCTATCCGGTCCGGCAGGTCGGTGGCCGGGAGATCCTGGAGCTGTGGGTGCCGGCCGAGGAGCTCGACGAGTTCAACCGGCACATCGTCGGACCGATCGAGGTGGTCCACGAGTTCCGGGTGCCGGAGCGGGCGGGCTGA
- a CDS encoding sigma-70 family RNA polymerase sigma factor, producing MWASFSQVSEVASVPVEAQLEAYRSELTGYCYRMLGSAFEAEDAVQDTFVRAWRNFDKFEGRSALRTWLYRIATNVCLTMSTSAQRRVRPMDLGPAGVGTATHPGEPRPEQIWLGPAPDDRVLPEVADPAEVVAGRESVRLAFVAALQHLPPKQRAVLILREVLAWSAQEVAELLDTSVASVNSALQRARATLASADTEADVRRPLDAEQQALLARYVRAFEAYDLTALTALLHEDATLSMPPLPLWLHGPEHIAAWMAGTGSGCRGSRLVPTAANGMPAFGHYRRDPDGSGHVPWALIVLGVSGDRITSLNNFLDVDRLFPLFGLPARLEEGAGQPEQARELA from the coding sequence ATGTGGGCTAGTTTCAGCCAGGTGAGCGAGGTGGCGAGCGTCCCCGTCGAGGCGCAACTCGAGGCGTACCGGTCGGAGCTGACCGGCTACTGCTACCGGATGCTGGGTTCGGCCTTCGAGGCCGAGGACGCGGTGCAGGACACGTTCGTCCGGGCCTGGCGCAACTTCGACAAGTTCGAGGGGCGGTCCGCGCTGCGGACCTGGCTCTACCGGATCGCGACGAACGTCTGCCTCACCATGTCCACCAGCGCGCAGCGCCGGGTCCGGCCGATGGACCTCGGCCCGGCCGGCGTCGGCACCGCCACCCACCCCGGCGAGCCGCGCCCGGAGCAGATCTGGCTCGGTCCGGCGCCCGACGACCGGGTGCTGCCGGAGGTCGCCGACCCGGCCGAGGTGGTCGCCGGCCGGGAGTCGGTCCGGCTGGCGTTCGTCGCGGCGCTGCAGCACCTGCCGCCGAAGCAGCGCGCAGTGCTCATCCTGCGCGAGGTGCTGGCCTGGTCGGCGCAGGAGGTCGCCGAACTGCTCGACACGTCGGTGGCGAGCGTCAACAGCGCCCTGCAGCGGGCGCGGGCCACGCTCGCCTCCGCCGACACCGAGGCCGACGTGCGCCGGCCGCTCGACGCCGAGCAGCAGGCGCTGCTCGCGCGCTACGTGCGCGCCTTCGAGGCGTACGACCTGACGGCGCTCACCGCCCTGCTGCACGAGGACGCGACGCTGTCGATGCCGCCGCTGCCGCTGTGGCTGCACGGCCCCGAGCACATCGCGGCGTGGATGGCGGGCACCGGCAGCGGCTGCCGCGGCTCCCGCCTCGTACCGACCGCCGCCAACGGGATGCCCGCGTTCGGGCACTACCGGCGTGACCCCGACGGCTCAGGCCACGTGCCCTGGGCGTTGATCGTGCTCGGCGTCTCCGGCGACCGGATCACGTCGCTCAACAACTTCCTCGACGTCGACCGCCTGTTCCCGCTGTTCGGGCTGCCCGCCCGGCTGGAGGAGGGCGCCGGCCAGCCCGAGCAGGCCCGCGAGCTCGCGTAG
- a CDS encoding FAD-dependent oxidoreductase codes for MTTRPDVLVVGAGVSGLSTGIRLVENGARVLVRTAAPPARTTSALAGAMVGPNLSPPGDPQRAWTDETLRVLGAEPMPGVAWRDGILAARPEGATPPYAEQTPGFRHLGDDERPAGFGTAFTVRLPLVDMPVYLAYLLARLRDGGGEVREEPVGSLDEAAALAPVVVNCAGLAARALTGDTGLHPVRGPRIVVRNPGLDRFFMEAPMAPAWASIFPHGDHVVLGGGQRRSDDITPDPAEEAEVIARCAAIEPALAAADVLEHTVGLRPGRAAPRVEAERRGDALVVHNYGHAGNGVMLSWGCAAAAAALALGAAPSA; via the coding sequence ATGACCACACGTCCGGACGTCCTCGTCGTCGGTGCCGGGGTCAGCGGCCTCAGCACCGGCATCCGCCTGGTCGAGAACGGCGCCCGGGTGCTCGTGCGCACCGCGGCGCCGCCCGCGCGGACCACGTCGGCGCTGGCCGGGGCGATGGTCGGCCCCAACCTGTCCCCACCCGGCGACCCGCAGCGCGCCTGGACCGACGAGACGCTGCGGGTGCTCGGTGCCGAGCCGATGCCCGGCGTGGCGTGGCGCGACGGCATCCTCGCCGCCCGGCCGGAAGGGGCGACGCCGCCGTACGCCGAGCAGACGCCGGGCTTCCGGCACCTGGGCGACGACGAGCGGCCCGCCGGCTTCGGCACCGCGTTCACCGTCCGGCTGCCCCTCGTCGACATGCCGGTCTACCTCGCGTACCTCCTGGCCCGCCTCCGCGACGGCGGCGGCGAGGTACGGGAGGAGCCGGTGGGCTCGCTCGACGAGGCGGCGGCGCTGGCCCCGGTCGTGGTCAACTGCGCCGGGCTGGCGGCGCGGGCCCTGACCGGCGACACCGGCCTGCACCCGGTGCGCGGGCCCCGGATCGTGGTGCGCAACCCCGGCCTGGACCGGTTCTTCATGGAGGCGCCGATGGCGCCGGCCTGGGCGTCGATCTTCCCGCACGGTGACCACGTGGTGCTCGGCGGCGGGCAGCGGCGCAGCGACGACATCACGCCCGACCCGGCCGAGGAGGCCGAGGTGATCGCCCGGTGCGCCGCCATCGAACCCGCCCTGGCCGCCGCCGACGTCCTCGAACACACAGTCGGCCTGCGCCCCGGCCGGGCGGCGCCGCGCGTGGAGGCCGAACGGCGTGGTGACGCGCTCGTCGTGCACAACTACGGCCACGCGGGCAACGGGGTGATGCTGTCCTGGGGCTGCGCGGCCGCGGCGGCGGCGCTCGCCCTCGGCGCCGCGCCGTCCGCCTGA
- a CDS encoding endonuclease has product MPSPRRGRGAAAKPAAGKIVRKAVEKLEKPIVRVTGPNRSLPTKVVRVQRRDFHATAQFRRKMAALKKLSDSGKLYKATNPVARDKSITDGYKDRIRQKIWDKYWPHDKDLANRLSQRLSDYHPDHVWELQLGGPDTVDNLKLLHGRTNTDIGSQIWGQIQNLPDGTPIRIEVVD; this is encoded by the coding sequence ATGCCTAGCCCGAGGCGCGGCCGGGGCGCCGCCGCGAAACCGGCGGCCGGCAAGATCGTCCGCAAGGCGGTCGAGAAGCTGGAGAAGCCGATCGTCCGGGTCACCGGGCCCAACCGGAGCCTGCCCACCAAGGTCGTGCGGGTGCAGCGCCGGGACTTCCACGCCACCGCCCAGTTCCGGCGCAAGATGGCCGCGCTGAAGAAGCTCAGCGACTCCGGCAAGCTCTACAAGGCCACCAACCCGGTGGCCCGCGACAAGAGCATCACCGACGGCTACAAGGACCGGATCCGGCAGAAGATCTGGGACAAGTACTGGCCGCACGACAAGGACCTCGCCAACCGGCTCAGTCAAAGGCTCAGCGACTACCACCCCGACCACGTGTGGGAACTGCAGCTCGGCGGGCCGGACACCGTCGACAACCTCAAGCTGCTGCATGGTAGAACCAACACGGACATCGGCTCCCAGATCTGGGGGCAGATCCAGAATCTGCCGGACGGAACCCCGATCCGAATAGAGGTAGTGGATTGA
- a CDS encoding YbaB/EbfC family nucleoid-associated protein: MSADPSMSGDFTRMLDATMAALRTVGPPPEGEADTPAVGEAADGQVRAEMGRDGKLHSLHVEPRLMRLGSEELTAHIVTAVNAAIDGLRAGPAPQVADMSQLREQLQEVRDTAVPRLGSFLDALTEAQERLARGGQR; the protein is encoded by the coding sequence ATGAGTGCGGATCCTTCGATGAGCGGCGACTTCACCCGCATGCTCGACGCCACGATGGCGGCACTTCGGACGGTGGGTCCGCCACCGGAGGGCGAGGCGGACACGCCGGCGGTCGGCGAGGCGGCCGACGGGCAGGTACGCGCCGAGATGGGACGCGACGGCAAGCTCCACTCGCTGCACGTCGAGCCGCGGCTGATGCGGCTCGGCTCCGAGGAGCTGACCGCGCACATCGTCACCGCCGTCAACGCGGCGATCGACGGGCTGCGCGCCGGCCCGGCCCCGCAGGTGGCGGACATGTCGCAGCTGCGGGAGCAGTTGCAGGAGGTACGGGACACCGCCGTACCCCGGCTCGGGTCGTTCCTCGACGCGCTGACCGAGGCGCAGGAGCGACTGGCACGCGGCGGGCAGCGATGA
- a CDS encoding FAD-dependent oxidoreductase, with product MTKADVVVVGGGVIGMTTALTLQRRGAHVTVLTAHDPADTVSTVAAAVWYPSHTEEDPRVLRWARDTHAELRRQAADGVPGVVDRPTRMWLRHRYAGPPWWADACGDLVAEPAEPPYTALLRFTAPSVEMTPYLTWLRQRLEAGGGRIVRRPLGALAEAYEVAPVVVNATGLAAGRLAADPAVYPARGHVLLVANPGLTVSVRDEDDPAGITYVHPRHHDVVLGGTYEGRVWHTRPDPQEAAAIRRRCVALVPQLADAPLVGERIGLRPARHGGPRVEVDPADGRLVHAYGHGGAGVTLSWGCAAEVADLALGS from the coding sequence ATGACGAAGGCGGACGTGGTGGTGGTCGGCGGCGGGGTGATCGGGATGACGACAGCGCTCACGCTCCAGCGGCGCGGCGCACACGTCACCGTGCTGACCGCCCACGACCCGGCCGACACCGTGTCCACGGTGGCCGCCGCGGTCTGGTACCCCAGCCACACCGAGGAGGATCCCCGGGTGCTGCGCTGGGCGCGGGACACCCACGCCGAGCTGCGCCGCCAGGCGGCCGACGGCGTGCCGGGGGTGGTCGACCGGCCCACCCGGATGTGGCTGCGCCACCGCTACGCCGGGCCGCCCTGGTGGGCCGACGCCTGCGGCGACCTGGTGGCCGAGCCGGCGGAGCCGCCGTACACCGCGCTGCTGCGGTTCACCGCCCCGTCGGTGGAGATGACCCCGTACCTCACCTGGCTGCGGCAGCGCCTGGAGGCGGGCGGCGGCCGAATCGTCCGCCGTCCCCTGGGCGCGCTCGCCGAGGCGTACGAGGTCGCGCCGGTCGTGGTGAACGCGACCGGTCTGGCCGCCGGCCGCCTCGCCGCCGACCCGGCCGTGTACCCGGCGCGCGGGCACGTCCTGCTGGTGGCGAATCCGGGCCTGACCGTCTCAGTACGCGACGAGGACGACCCGGCCGGCATCACGTACGTGCACCCGCGCCACCACGACGTGGTGCTCGGCGGCACCTACGAGGGGCGGGTGTGGCACACCCGCCCCGACCCGCAGGAGGCGGCCGCGATCCGGCGCCGGTGCGTGGCGCTGGTGCCGCAGCTCGCGGACGCGCCGCTGGTCGGGGAGCGGATCGGGCTGCGCCCGGCCCGGCACGGCGGCCCCCGCGTCGAGGTGGACCCGGCGGACGGACGGCTGGTGCACGCGTACGGGCACGGCGGGGCGGGGGTGACGCTGTCCTGGGGCTGCGCCGCCGAGGTGGCGGATCTCGCCCTGGGCAGCTGA
- a CDS encoding dihydrofolate reductase family protein has translation MATVISTLFISADGVAEIDPDWHFPYFDDNMGRAVTEDYDTSDVLLIGRETYDSFAGAWPDREAAGGEDAPFAKQLGDMRKVVVSRQPLEFSWRNSELIQGDLTDAVRALKADAGIKGILIPGSISVVQQLLAAGLVDELRLLVHPVAARKGRRLFDEGDAPYHLRVAATEAYPTGVIRVIYTPAPAPGAVGYDDVKDQVPAGN, from the coding sequence ATGGCCACTGTCATCTCCACGCTGTTCATCTCGGCCGACGGTGTCGCCGAGATCGACCCCGACTGGCACTTCCCGTACTTCGACGACAACATGGGCCGCGCCGTCACCGAGGACTACGACACCTCCGACGTGCTGCTGATCGGCCGGGAGACGTACGACAGCTTCGCCGGCGCCTGGCCGGACCGGGAGGCCGCCGGCGGTGAGGACGCGCCGTTCGCCAAGCAGCTCGGCGACATGCGCAAGGTCGTCGTCTCGCGCCAGCCGCTGGAGTTCTCCTGGCGCAACTCCGAGCTGATCCAGGGTGACCTGACCGACGCCGTACGCGCGCTCAAGGCCGACGCCGGCATCAAGGGCATCCTCATCCCCGGCTCGATCTCGGTGGTGCAGCAACTGCTCGCCGCGGGCCTGGTGGACGAGCTGCGGCTGCTGGTGCACCCGGTCGCCGCCCGCAAGGGCCGCCGGCTGTTCGACGAGGGCGACGCGCCGTACCACCTGCGGGTGGCCGCGACCGAGGCGTACCCGACGGGCGTGATCCGGGTGATCTACACCCCGGCGCCGGCGCCGGGCGCGGTCGGCTACGACGACGTCAAGGACCAGGTGCCGGCCGGGAACTGA
- a CDS encoding winged helix family transcriptional regulator produces the protein MTGLPSLVIGIASSSAERRQLAQLLGGTESFLIVSSAHQARRFLDLVRRPALTPPPAVVDVETPAEPPGRDLAVDSDRRVLRWREREIGLTPLEHDLLVCLAGTPGQVWTYARLHRTVWGNDHLGRRSDMHSVVRRLRRKLGRLDASATIHAVRGVGFRLTP, from the coding sequence ATGACAGGGCTCCCGTCCTTGGTCATCGGCATCGCGTCCTCGTCGGCCGAGCGCCGGCAGCTCGCCCAACTGCTCGGCGGCACCGAGTCGTTCCTGATCGTCTCCAGCGCCCACCAGGCCCGTCGCTTCCTCGACCTGGTACGTCGGCCCGCGCTCACCCCGCCGCCCGCGGTCGTGGACGTCGAGACACCGGCCGAGCCGCCCGGGCGTGATCTGGCCGTCGACTCCGACCGGCGGGTGCTGCGCTGGCGGGAGCGGGAGATCGGGTTGACGCCGCTGGAGCACGACCTGCTGGTCTGCCTCGCCGGCACGCCCGGCCAGGTGTGGACGTACGCCCGGCTGCACCGCACCGTGTGGGGCAACGACCATCTCGGACGGCGCTCGGACATGCACTCGGTGGTCCGCCGCCTCCGCCGCAAGCTGGGCCGCCTCGACGCTTCCGCCACGATCCACGCCGTCCGAGGCGTAGGCTTCCGCCTCACTCCCTGA
- a CDS encoding PfkB family carbohydrate kinase, which translates to MDQKVMVFAPAPLLTVTIEQQGDVPELHLHPGGQGVWQTRMIAALGVPVTLCVGLGGEVGDAVRKLLDDEDVTVRVVRRESGTGWYVHDRRDGERAEIAEHPGAPMVRHDIDELYTVTLTEGLRAPVSVLSGPADPQVVDPDIYRRLAADLGANGGTVVADLSGPYLEAVLDGGVSVLKVSHEELLDDGLAKDDSVEALRDAGRRCQERGARTVLISRAGEPALALPEDGEPLLVHAPPLELADHRGAGDSMTAGVAAVLARGGDMREALHVGAAAGALNVTRHGLGTGRAEAVRELAGRVRLTPLDGGDDDG; encoded by the coding sequence ATGGACCAGAAGGTGATGGTGTTCGCCCCGGCCCCGCTGTTGACTGTGACGATCGAGCAGCAGGGCGACGTACCCGAGCTGCACCTGCACCCCGGCGGGCAGGGGGTGTGGCAGACCCGGATGATCGCCGCGCTCGGCGTACCGGTGACCCTGTGCGTGGGCCTCGGCGGCGAGGTCGGCGACGCGGTCCGCAAGCTGCTCGACGACGAGGACGTCACGGTACGGGTGGTCCGGCGGGAATCCGGCACCGGCTGGTACGTGCACGACAGGCGCGACGGCGAGCGGGCCGAGATCGCCGAGCACCCGGGCGCGCCGATGGTGCGGCACGACATCGACGAGCTGTACACGGTGACACTCACCGAAGGGCTGCGCGCCCCGGTCAGCGTGCTCAGCGGGCCGGCCGACCCGCAGGTGGTGGACCCGGACATCTACCGCCGGCTCGCCGCCGACCTGGGCGCCAACGGCGGCACGGTGGTGGCGGACCTGTCCGGGCCGTACCTGGAGGCCGTGCTCGACGGCGGGGTGAGCGTGCTGAAGGTCAGCCACGAGGAACTGCTCGACGACGGCCTCGCCAAGGACGACAGCGTCGAGGCGCTGCGCGACGCCGGCCGCCGCTGCCAGGAGCGCGGCGCACGGACGGTGCTGATCAGCCGCGCCGGGGAGCCGGCGCTGGCGCTGCCGGAGGACGGCGAGCCGCTGCTGGTGCACGCCCCGCCGCTGGAACTGGCCGACCACCGGGGCGCCGGCGACTCGATGACCGCCGGGGTGGCGGCGGTGCTGGCCCGGGGCGGCGACATGCGGGAGGCGCTGCACGTCGGCGCCGCCGCCGGAGCGCTCAACGTGACCCGGCACGGGCTGGGCACCGGCCGGGCCGAGGCGGTACGCGAACTGGCCGGCCGGGTGCGGCTGACCCCGCTGGACGGTGGCGACGATGACGGCTGA
- a CDS encoding SUKH-4 family immunity protein, whose protein sequence is MTSDLAQLLGELRADLAADEPASLAYAQIGEPADAGDVPADLPAGLRDLLLAADGLRAGAFELASAGRLAGVQYFLDYAPDFSPVPQDKGGWLVVGTRSDEPIFLERTTGAVWYFPPTGTEWFMGDAFEELAPDLDSFVHYYVLGPGYAELVTDDDGWYAFLDRQGLLDEADEVDEDEAQP, encoded by the coding sequence TTGACTTCCGATCTCGCGCAGCTTCTCGGCGAACTCCGCGCGGACCTCGCCGCGGACGAGCCGGCCAGTCTCGCGTACGCGCAGATCGGCGAGCCCGCCGACGCCGGTGACGTGCCGGCGGACCTGCCGGCCGGCCTGCGTGATCTGCTGCTCGCCGCCGACGGCCTGCGGGCCGGCGCGTTCGAGCTGGCCTCGGCCGGCCGGCTCGCCGGGGTGCAGTACTTCCTCGACTACGCGCCCGACTTCTCCCCCGTCCCGCAGGACAAGGGCGGCTGGCTCGTCGTCGGCACGCGCAGCGACGAGCCGATCTTCCTGGAGCGGACGACCGGCGCGGTGTGGTACTTCCCGCCGACCGGCACCGAGTGGTTCATGGGAGACGCGTTCGAGGAGCTGGCGCCCGACCTCGACTCGTTCGTGCACTACTACGTGCTCGGCCCCGGCTACGCCGAGCTGGTCACCGACGACGACGGGTGGTACGCGTTCCTCGACCGGCAGGGCCTGCTCGACGAGGCGGACGAGGTCGACGAGGACGAGGCGCAGCCGTGA